A stretch of the Actinotalea sp. JY-7876 genome encodes the following:
- a CDS encoding mycoredoxin, which produces MTDATALPAEGTVTMFTTTWCGYCRRLKSQMDSAGVRYSEVNIEETPGAAEFVEKVNGGNQTVPTLLFPDGSAATNPSLAEVQQRLAV; this is translated from the coding sequence ATGACCGACGCGACAGCACTGCCGGCCGAGGGCACCGTGACGATGTTCACCACGACGTGGTGCGGCTACTGCCGGCGCCTGAAGTCGCAGATGGACTCCGCGGGCGTGCGCTACTCCGAGGTCAACATCGAGGAGACGCCCGGCGCGGCCGAGTTCGTCGAGAAGGTCAACGGCGGCAACCAGACGGTGCCGACCCTGCTGTTCCCGGACGGCAGCGCCGCCACGAACCCCTCCCTCGCCGAGGTGCAGCAGCGCCTCGCCGTCTGA
- a CDS encoding PDZ domain-containing protein, with translation MTQQSEPGHHAAGPPDGPFAQGPFAEGPGSRPEPAPLTPRAITASVATVVTAVLLAVCAALPLPYAIESPGPTRDTLGEDDGTPLITVEGAPTFDSSGELLLTTVRVAGGPGSAVSLPQVVASWFDRTRAVLPVEQLYPSEETREEVEERNQAAMASSQENATVAALEELGYEVPTRLVVADAVPGSGSEGVVLPDDVIVSVDGTPVDAFSELDDVLGTVEPGADVVLGVERDGEPVDLRVTTTQGPDGTALLGVYLAPEFELPVDVTIEIDSIGGPSAGTMFALGIIDRLTEADETGGQTIAGTGTMDLTGAVGPIGGIRQKLAGAKEDGATWFLAPEANCDEVVGYVPDGLRVVSVATLAEAREAMTAIGAGRGEELPTCSAAPRTPAG, from the coding sequence GTGACGCAGCAGAGCGAGCCGGGCCACCACGCCGCCGGGCCACCCGACGGACCGTTCGCCCAGGGACCGTTCGCCGAGGGACCGGGCTCCCGGCCCGAGCCGGCGCCGCTCACGCCGCGCGCCATCACGGCGTCGGTCGCGACGGTCGTCACGGCGGTGCTGCTCGCCGTCTGCGCGGCGCTGCCGCTGCCGTACGCGATCGAGTCGCCCGGGCCCACGCGCGACACCCTGGGCGAGGACGACGGCACGCCCCTGATCACCGTGGAGGGTGCGCCGACGTTCGACTCGAGCGGGGAGCTGCTGCTCACCACCGTGCGTGTCGCGGGCGGCCCCGGCTCGGCGGTCTCGCTCCCGCAGGTCGTGGCCTCGTGGTTCGACCGGACCCGCGCCGTGCTGCCCGTCGAGCAGCTGTACCCGTCCGAGGAGACCCGCGAGGAGGTCGAGGAGCGCAACCAGGCGGCGATGGCCTCGTCCCAGGAGAACGCGACGGTCGCGGCCCTCGAGGAGCTCGGCTACGAGGTGCCCACGCGGCTCGTCGTCGCCGACGCCGTGCCGGGGTCGGGCTCCGAGGGCGTCGTGCTGCCCGACGACGTGATCGTCTCCGTCGACGGCACGCCCGTGGACGCGTTCTCCGAGCTCGACGACGTGCTGGGGACGGTGGAGCCCGGCGCCGACGTGGTGCTGGGGGTCGAGCGTGACGGCGAGCCCGTCGACCTCCGCGTGACGACGACGCAGGGACCGGACGGCACGGCGCTGCTCGGCGTCTACCTCGCGCCCGAGTTCGAGCTGCCCGTGGACGTCACGATCGAGATCGACTCCATCGGCGGACCGAGCGCGGGGACCATGTTCGCGCTCGGGATCATCGACCGGCTCACCGAGGCGGACGAGACCGGCGGCCAGACCATCGCCGGCACCGGGACGATGGACCTCACGGGCGCCGTCGGCCCCATCGGCGGCATCCGGCAGAAGCTGGCCGGCGCCAAGGAGGACGGGGCGACCTGGTTCCTGGCGCCCGAGGCCAACTGCGACGAGGTCGTCGGCTACGTGCCCGACGGCCTGCGGGTGGTCTCCGTGGCGACGCTCGCCGAGGCGCGCGAGGCAATGACGGCGATCGGCGCGGGCCGGGGCGAGGAGCTGCCGACCTGCTCGGCAGCCCCCCGCACCCCGGCCGGCTGA
- a CDS encoding ThiF family adenylyltransferase: MGTSSAPERRLRGRLPVLWRGADEVQVGTDPRWALGVSGLPPAAARALSELPAGADRRAVVTTLRRAGAPEAATSAVVAHLTSAELLVACPPPGASPDEQAWALLAHDADGARVLRRRARAVVGVRGLGRVGTGVAAGLAGAGVGTLVLEDAGHVTRHDVGASGLRDQDVGRPRADAVARLLRDVAPDVRTSDGEPDLVVVVEHHVADPVGYALLHEAGRSHLSVVVREASALVGPLVVPGRTGCLRCVDLERTARDDRWPTLAAQLARAPAAPEETTLALATAALATAQALAHVDGRPVTVHDASLLLRLPDVLPHVVAWPRRHECGCTAPDPVATG, translated from the coding sequence GTGGGAACCTCGTCGGCACCCGAGCGGCGGCTCCGCGGGCGGCTGCCCGTCCTGTGGCGCGGCGCCGACGAGGTCCAGGTGGGCACCGACCCGCGCTGGGCGCTCGGCGTCTCCGGGCTGCCGCCCGCCGCCGCGCGGGCGCTGAGCGAGCTCCCGGCCGGCGCCGACCGGCGCGCCGTCGTCACGACCCTGCGGCGTGCCGGGGCGCCCGAGGCGGCGACCTCGGCCGTCGTGGCGCACCTGACCTCGGCGGAGCTGCTGGTGGCGTGCCCGCCGCCCGGAGCCTCGCCGGACGAGCAGGCCTGGGCCCTCCTGGCCCACGACGCCGACGGCGCGCGGGTGCTGCGCCGTCGCGCACGCGCCGTCGTGGGGGTACGCGGCCTGGGCCGGGTCGGCACCGGCGTCGCCGCCGGCCTGGCCGGCGCCGGCGTGGGCACCCTCGTGCTCGAGGACGCCGGCCACGTGACCCGGCACGACGTGGGGGCGAGCGGCCTGCGCGACCAGGACGTGGGGCGTCCGCGCGCCGACGCGGTCGCCCGGCTGCTGCGCGACGTCGCGCCCGACGTCCGCACGTCCGACGGCGAGCCGGACCTCGTCGTGGTGGTCGAGCACCACGTCGCCGACCCCGTCGGCTACGCCCTGCTGCACGAGGCGGGCCGGAGCCACCTCTCGGTCGTCGTGCGCGAGGCGTCGGCGCTCGTCGGGCCGCTGGTCGTGCCGGGCAGGACGGGGTGCCTGCGCTGCGTCGACCTCGAGCGCACCGCGCGTGACGACCGCTGGCCGACGCTCGCCGCGCAGCTCGCCCGGGCGCCGGCCGCCCCGGAGGAGACCACCCTCGCGCTGGCCACCGCCGCGCTCGCCACCGCGCAGGCGCTCGCCCACGTCGACGGGCGGCCCGTGACGGTCCACGACGCGTCGCTCCTGCTCCGGCTGCCGGACGTGCTGCCCCACGTCGTGGCCTGGCCGCGACGCCACGAGTGCGGCTGCACCGCGCCCGACCCGGTGGCGACCGGCTGA
- a CDS encoding ATP-dependent helicase, which translates to MSADQLLDALDPDQREVALALTGPVCVLAGAGTGKTRAITHRIAYGVRTGTYAPSSVLAVTFTARAAGEMRTRLRGLGVAGVQARTFHAAALRQLSFFWPQVVGGAPPRILEHKAPVVAEAATRLGLGVDRLSVRDLASEIEWSKVSLVAADDYVRAASATGRPAPAGYDRATVARLIAAYEDAKDARGVIDFEDVLTMLGHVLESRRDIAETVRAQYRHFVVDEYQDVSPAQQYLLDQWLGGRTEICVVGDPSQTIYSFTGATPHHLLTFGQRYAGATVVRLVRDYRSTPQVVDVANRLLASTGRRRGSGLELIAQRPSGPPVGFTAYDDDEAEARGVAARVGRLIAAGTPAREIAVLYRTNAQSEAFEQAMADAGIGYLVRGGERFFGRKEVRDALVLLRGAARSTADIPMPEAVRDVLASAGWSPDPPAARGAVRERWDSLQALVALADELAAAAPQGRTPSLVDLVAELDERAAAQHAPAVDGVTLASLHAAKGLEWDAVFLAGLSEGLMPISLAETDEAVAEERRLLYVGVTRAREQLELSFARARHPGGRAGRRRTRFLDGIWPDGDARRRTGAAALRATGALGDQDPVLVAALREWREAAAAEADRPVWTVLADATLAGIAELRPSTVGELSRVRGIGPAKIDKYGPALLEIVARHR; encoded by the coding sequence ATGTCCGCCGACCAGCTCCTCGACGCCCTCGACCCCGACCAGCGAGAGGTGGCCCTCGCGCTCACCGGTCCCGTGTGCGTGCTCGCGGGCGCCGGCACGGGCAAGACCCGTGCCATCACCCACCGCATCGCCTACGGCGTCCGCACCGGCACCTACGCGCCCTCGAGCGTCCTCGCGGTGACGTTCACCGCGCGCGCCGCGGGCGAGATGCGCACCCGGCTGCGCGGGCTCGGCGTCGCCGGGGTCCAGGCCCGCACGTTCCACGCCGCCGCGCTGCGGCAGCTGTCGTTCTTCTGGCCCCAGGTGGTCGGCGGGGCGCCGCCGCGGATCCTCGAGCACAAGGCGCCCGTCGTCGCCGAGGCCGCGACGCGCCTCGGCCTGGGCGTCGACCGGCTCAGCGTGCGGGACCTGGCCTCGGAGATCGAGTGGTCCAAGGTGAGCCTCGTCGCGGCCGACGACTACGTGCGCGCCGCGTCCGCGACCGGGCGGCCCGCCCCCGCGGGCTACGACCGCGCCACCGTGGCCCGCCTCATCGCCGCGTACGAGGACGCGAAGGACGCCCGGGGTGTCATCGACTTCGAGGACGTCCTGACGATGCTCGGCCACGTGCTCGAGAGCCGGCGCGACATCGCCGAGACGGTGCGCGCGCAGTACCGCCACTTCGTCGTCGACGAGTACCAGGACGTCTCGCCCGCGCAGCAGTACCTGCTCGACCAGTGGCTGGGGGGACGCACCGAGATCTGCGTCGTCGGGGACCCGAGCCAGACCATCTACTCCTTCACGGGCGCGACGCCGCACCACCTGCTCACCTTCGGTCAGCGGTACGCGGGCGCCACGGTCGTGCGCCTGGTGCGCGACTACCGCTCCACGCCGCAGGTCGTCGACGTCGCGAACCGGCTCCTCGCCTCGACCGGCCGCCGCCGCGGCAGCGGGCTGGAGCTCATCGCCCAGCGCCCGTCCGGGCCGCCGGTCGGCTTCACCGCGTACGACGACGACGAGGCCGAGGCCCGCGGCGTGGCCGCCCGGGTGGGCCGCCTGATCGCCGCCGGCACACCGGCGCGCGAGATCGCCGTCCTGTACCGGACGAACGCGCAGTCGGAGGCCTTCGAGCAGGCCATGGCCGACGCTGGCATCGGGTACCTCGTGCGGGGCGGCGAGCGGTTCTTCGGCCGCAAGGAGGTGCGCGACGCGCTCGTGCTGCTCCGCGGCGCCGCGCGCTCGACGGCCGACATCCCGATGCCCGAGGCCGTGCGCGACGTCCTGGCCTCCGCCGGGTGGAGCCCCGACCCGCCGGCCGCGCGCGGCGCGGTGCGCGAGCGGTGGGACTCGCTGCAGGCGCTCGTCGCGCTCGCCGACGAGCTGGCCGCCGCGGCTCCGCAGGGCCGCACCCCCTCGCTCGTCGACCTCGTCGCCGAGCTCGACGAGCGCGCCGCCGCCCAGCACGCACCCGCGGTGGACGGGGTGACGCTCGCGTCCCTGCACGCGGCCAAGGGCCTGGAGTGGGACGCGGTGTTCCTCGCCGGGCTCAGCGAGGGCCTGATGCCGATCTCGCTCGCCGAGACGGACGAGGCCGTCGCGGAGGAGCGCCGCCTGCTGTACGTCGGCGTCACCCGGGCCCGCGAGCAGCTCGAGCTGAGCTTCGCGCGCGCGCGGCACCCGGGCGGACGCGCGGGCCGCCGCCGGACGCGCTTCCTCGACGGCATCTGGCCCGACGGCGACGCGCGCCGCCGCACGGGTGCCGCGGCCCTCCGGGCGACCGGCGCGCTCGGTGACCAGGACCCGGTGCTCGTCGCGGCGCTGCGCGAGTGGCGCGAGGCAGCCGCGGCCGAGGCGGACCGTCCCGTCTGGACCGTGCTCGCCGACGCGACGCTGGCGGGCATCGCCGAGCTGCGACCGTCGACTGTGGGCGAGCTGTCCCGGGTGCGCGGCATCGGCCCGGCCAAGATCGACAAGTACGGTCCGGCCCTGCTGGAGATCGTCGCGCGGCACCGCTGA
- a CDS encoding PPA1309 family protein: protein MSDPTDATPRDHADAAPDPAAAGATAAPLTPGRAALAEAVHEIERHVAGAGWDGPVRVFALVATGRALETEPGLERQLPPEVVARARRDPNHLTSVEQEDLPAADSLEDLLARLSWPETVDGAAVVVERVMLPPEAEEAMPDDPDAALAYLMAHPDRQDVRLAVGVLRGGETWCAVRTRADDADDRVGGGPDLVPGLVHAVAATLL, encoded by the coding sequence ATGAGCGACCCCACCGACGCCACCCCCCGCGACCACGCCGACGCCGCCCCGGACCCCGCCGCCGCCGGCGCGACGGCGGCCCCCCTGACGCCCGGCCGGGCGGCCCTCGCCGAGGCGGTCCACGAGATCGAGCGCCACGTCGCGGGCGCCGGGTGGGACGGGCCGGTGCGGGTCTTCGCGCTCGTGGCGACGGGTCGGGCGCTCGAGACCGAGCCGGGCCTCGAGCGTCAGCTGCCGCCCGAGGTGGTCGCGCGCGCCCGTCGCGACCCGAACCACCTGACGTCCGTCGAGCAGGAGGACCTGCCCGCCGCGGACTCGCTCGAGGACCTGCTCGCGCGGCTCTCGTGGCCCGAGACGGTCGACGGCGCCGCCGTCGTCGTCGAGCGCGTGATGCTCCCGCCGGAGGCGGAGGAGGCCATGCCCGACGACCCGGACGCGGCGCTCGCCTACCTCATGGCGCACCCGGACCGGCAGGACGTGCGCCTGGCCGTCGGCGTCCTGCGCGGCGGCGAGACGTGGTGCGCCGTGCGGACGCGCGCCGACGACGCCGACGACCGCGTCGGCGGCGGCCCGGACCTCGTGCCCGGGCTCGTGCACGCCGTCGCGGCGACCCTGCTCTGA
- a CDS encoding zinc-dependent metalloprotease, which translates to MSTPPHDADDSGSGVPPQWEQLLRQVLGPDADEVLREMSERGGLGALGLTGPDGTPLDLAQMAAAAGLPDDPAVLSQILGQIQRMLAASGDGPVNWELAHDLARQAAVAEGDPSVGEAARREVVEAFTVAELWLDTATELPPAGGPRQAWSRSEWVEQTLDTWRTLAEPVAASVADALAGALASQLPEGVDPFAGGSAGGPGAMMRQLGGAVFGMQVGQAAGTLAREVFGTTDIGLPLIEGRGTALLPRNVDAFAEGLDIPADEVRLFLAVREAAHARLFTHVGWLRAHLIGAVQAYARGITIDTDSLEEAVRSIDPTDPRALQEALSGGVFSLGTTPAQQAALARLETALALVEGWVDEVSTDATAPHLPHTAALREMMRRRRAAGGPAEDTFATLVGLELRPRRSRDAAALWAHVKADGGLEARDHVWDHPDFLPTAEDLDDPHAYTARRAAAGEESDVDRAIDEIFRADEGPGGPQNS; encoded by the coding sequence ATGAGCACGCCGCCGCACGACGCCGACGACTCCGGATCCGGCGTGCCGCCGCAGTGGGAGCAGCTGCTGCGCCAGGTCCTCGGCCCGGACGCCGACGAGGTCCTGCGCGAGATGTCGGAGCGCGGTGGGCTCGGCGCCCTCGGACTCACCGGCCCTGACGGCACGCCGCTGGACCTCGCGCAGATGGCCGCGGCGGCCGGGCTGCCCGACGACCCCGCGGTCCTGAGCCAGATCCTCGGCCAGATCCAGCGCATGCTCGCCGCCTCGGGCGACGGTCCGGTGAACTGGGAGCTGGCGCACGACCTCGCCCGGCAGGCGGCCGTCGCCGAGGGCGACCCGTCGGTCGGCGAGGCCGCCCGACGCGAGGTCGTGGAGGCGTTCACCGTCGCGGAGCTCTGGCTGGACACCGCCACGGAGCTTCCGCCGGCCGGCGGTCCGCGCCAGGCCTGGAGCCGCTCCGAGTGGGTCGAGCAGACGCTCGACACGTGGCGCACGCTCGCCGAGCCGGTCGCCGCCTCGGTCGCGGACGCGCTCGCCGGGGCGCTCGCGAGCCAGCTCCCGGAGGGCGTCGACCCCTTCGCCGGCGGGAGCGCCGGTGGACCGGGCGCGATGATGCGCCAGCTCGGCGGCGCGGTCTTCGGCATGCAGGTCGGCCAGGCCGCCGGCACGCTCGCGCGCGAGGTCTTCGGCACCACCGACATCGGGCTGCCCCTCATCGAGGGCCGCGGCACCGCCCTGCTCCCCCGCAACGTCGACGCCTTCGCCGAGGGCCTCGACATCCCGGCGGACGAGGTCCGGCTCTTCCTCGCGGTGCGCGAGGCCGCCCACGCGCGCCTCTTCACGCACGTCGGATGGCTGCGCGCTCACCTCATCGGCGCCGTGCAGGCCTACGCCCGCGGCATCACGATCGACACGGACTCGCTCGAGGAGGCCGTGCGCTCGATCGACCCGACCGACCCCCGCGCCCTGCAGGAGGCGCTCTCCGGGGGCGTCTTCTCGCTCGGCACGACGCCGGCCCAGCAGGCCGCGCTCGCGCGCCTCGAGACGGCGCTCGCGCTCGTGGAGGGCTGGGTCGACGAGGTCAGCACCGACGCGACCGCGCCGCACCTGCCCCACACCGCCGCGCTGCGCGAGATGATGCGCCGCCGCCGCGCGGCGGGTGGTCCCGCCGAGGACACCTTCGCCACCCTCGTCGGTCTGGAGCTGCGCCCCCGCCGCAGCCGCGACGCCGCGGCGCTGTGGGCGCACGTGAAGGCCGACGGCGGCCTCGAGGCGCGCGACCACGTGTGGGACCACCCGGACTTCCTGCCGACCGCCGAGGACCTCGACGACCCGCACGCCTACACGGCTCGGCGGGCGGCGGCGGGCGAGGAGTCGGACGTCGACCGCGCGATCGACGAGATCTTCCGCGCCGACGAGGGCCCGGGCGGGCCTCAGAACAGCTGA
- the nudC gene encoding NAD(+) diphosphatase — translation MDWTRLPLARTDLERAAHRRAEPDLLAVLGSEPSTRVLLLADGRLATRPTPTGAELDLVSPREADAVLADRPVGAGAPLVMFLGEDGVSAYLAYAVDEVPGGGVDLEGVPTGGAGTAGASRQWSTLRDVGHVLPDRDAGLAAAAVGLAAWHERHPRCPRCGAVTQPSAAGWTRTCTADGTDHYPRTDPAVIMAVLDGDDRLLLGHAAHWPERRFSTLAGYVEPGESLEAAVRREVHEEVGVRVGEVTYRGSQPWPFPASLMLAFTARATSTAIEVDGVEVTQARWFTREELAAAVADGEVLLPMRTSVARALIEDWFGGPLEA, via the coding sequence GTGGACTGGACGCGGCTGCCCCTCGCTCGCACCGACCTGGAGCGGGCGGCGCACCGGCGCGCCGAGCCGGACCTGCTCGCCGTGCTGGGGTCCGAGCCGTCGACCCGCGTCCTGCTGCTCGCGGACGGGCGCCTCGCCACGCGGCCGACGCCCACCGGTGCCGAGCTCGACCTCGTCTCCCCGCGGGAGGCGGACGCCGTCCTCGCGGACCGACCCGTGGGCGCCGGGGCCCCCCTGGTCATGTTCCTCGGCGAGGACGGGGTGAGCGCCTACCTCGCGTACGCGGTCGACGAGGTCCCGGGCGGCGGGGTGGACCTCGAGGGTGTTCCCACGGGCGGCGCGGGCACCGCCGGCGCGTCGCGGCAGTGGTCCACGCTGCGCGACGTCGGCCACGTCCTGCCGGACCGCGACGCCGGCCTCGCCGCGGCCGCGGTCGGGCTCGCGGCGTGGCACGAGCGGCACCCGAGGTGCCCGCGGTGCGGCGCCGTCACCCAGCCGTCGGCGGCGGGCTGGACCCGCACGTGCACGGCCGACGGCACCGACCACTACCCGCGGACCGACCCGGCGGTGATCATGGCGGTGCTCGACGGCGACGACCGGCTGCTGCTCGGGCACGCGGCGCACTGGCCCGAGCGTCGCTTCTCGACGCTCGCGGGCTACGTCGAGCCGGGGGAGTCGCTCGAGGCCGCGGTGCGCCGTGAGGTCCACGAGGAGGTCGGCGTGCGCGTGGGCGAGGTGACCTACCGGGGCAGCCAGCCGTGGCCGTTCCCGGCCTCGCTGATGCTCGCCTTCACGGCGCGCGCCACGTCCACGGCCATCGAGGTCGACGGCGTCGAGGTGACGCAGGCCAGGTGGTTCACGCGGGAGGAGCTCGCCGCCGCCGTCGCCGACGGCGAGGTGCTGCTCCCGATGCGCACGTCCGTGGCCCGCGCGCTCATCGAGGACTGGTTCGGCGGCCCGCTGGAGGCCTGA
- a CDS encoding nucleoside-diphosphate sugar epimerase, protein MSSGIRSGRSAAGDLVVVGRGPVAAAVVSRLAAAADLAQGLVRALPDLPLEAPGDAVAGARVVVLVADEADLSAPDRTGRSDPDPERRRAEAVALAQRAVAAARTGHVEHVVAVTSAMVHGAAPGRAVITDDEPPSTTPGAGLVGDLVAVEAVLARAAARRGAKAPRIAVLRPAAVVGPGVDTLVTRHFAAPRLLVLRGVERPWQLVHVDDVAAAVEVAVRERWTGAATVAAGPLLSAAEVARRAGMRRIELPAVTAFGTAERLHRVGVLRAPAEELAFTVYPWTVEPARLRAVGWEPVHDAYACLDVLLAGVRGRTVLAGREVGGRHVALGAAGAAVALLGTAAAWRQARGRGYG, encoded by the coding sequence ATGAGCAGCGGTATTCGCTCAGGGCGCAGCGCCGCGGGGGACCTCGTCGTCGTGGGCCGCGGACCGGTCGCCGCGGCGGTCGTCTCGCGGCTCGCCGCGGCAGCGGACCTGGCGCAGGGGCTCGTGCGCGCCCTGCCCGACCTGCCCCTGGAGGCGCCGGGTGACGCGGTCGCCGGTGCGCGCGTCGTCGTGCTCGTCGCCGACGAGGCCGACCTGTCCGCCCCCGACCGCACGGGCCGTTCCGACCCGGACCCCGAGCGTCGCCGGGCCGAGGCCGTGGCGCTCGCGCAGCGGGCCGTGGCCGCCGCCCGGACGGGGCACGTCGAGCACGTCGTCGCCGTGACGTCCGCGATGGTGCACGGCGCCGCGCCCGGCCGTGCCGTCATCACCGACGACGAGCCGCCGTCCACGACACCCGGGGCGGGCCTGGTCGGGGACCTCGTCGCCGTCGAGGCGGTCCTCGCGCGCGCCGCCGCCCGCCGCGGCGCGAAGGCGCCGCGGATCGCCGTCCTGCGCCCGGCCGCCGTCGTCGGACCGGGCGTGGACACCCTGGTGACCCGCCACTTCGCCGCCCCCCGCCTGCTCGTGCTGCGCGGGGTCGAGCGGCCCTGGCAGCTGGTCCACGTCGACGACGTCGCCGCCGCGGTGGAGGTCGCCGTGCGGGAGCGCTGGACGGGGGCCGCGACGGTCGCGGCGGGTCCGCTGCTCAGCGCCGCGGAGGTCGCGCGCCGGGCGGGGATGCGGCGGATCGAGCTCCCCGCGGTCACCGCGTTCGGGACCGCCGAGCGGCTGCACCGCGTGGGGGTGCTGCGGGCGCCCGCGGAGGAGCTCGCGTTCACCGTCTACCCGTGGACGGTGGAGCCCGCGCGGCTGCGCGCCGTGGGGTGGGAGCCGGTGCACGACGCGTACGCGTGCCTCGACGTGCTCCTCGCCGGGGTGCGGGGGCGGACCGTGCTGGCGGGCCGCGAGGTGGGCGGGCGGCACGTCGCCCTGGGCGCGGCCGGTGCCGCCGTCGCGCTCCTCGGTACCGCGGCGGCGTGGCGCCAGGCCCGCGGCCGCGGCTACGGCTGA
- a CDS encoding M48 family metallopeptidase, whose product MVRTRPSLDAAVAAALADVEVRRSRRRVRTVTAFRENGRIVVAIPARFTRTQEREWVERMVARLASQDARRRPSDVELARRAAELSERYLAGRARPSSVRWSSNQGRRWGSCTPSQGTIRISTRVRGLPLWVLDYVLLHELAHLLSSGHGPDFWALVAAYPRAERARGFLEGYAYAADAVSDGGDDVAGGTDVDDGADLDDGQDVVEEDVPDGQLF is encoded by the coding sequence GTGGTCCGGACCCGCCCCTCCCTCGACGCCGCGGTCGCCGCCGCGCTCGCCGACGTCGAGGTGCGCCGGAGCCGGCGGCGCGTGCGCACCGTGACCGCGTTCCGCGAGAACGGCCGCATCGTGGTCGCGATCCCGGCCCGGTTCACGCGCACGCAGGAGCGCGAGTGGGTCGAGCGGATGGTCGCGCGCCTCGCGTCGCAGGACGCGCGCCGCCGGCCGTCGGACGTCGAGCTCGCGCGCCGGGCGGCCGAGCTGTCCGAGCGCTACCTCGCGGGCCGGGCGCGGCCGTCGAGCGTGCGGTGGTCGTCCAACCAGGGACGCCGCTGGGGCTCCTGCACGCCGTCCCAGGGCACCATCCGGATCTCGACGCGCGTGCGCGGCCTGCCCCTGTGGGTGCTCGACTACGTGCTCCTGCACGAGCTCGCGCACCTGCTCAGCAGCGGGCACGGGCCGGACTTCTGGGCGCTCGTGGCGGCCTACCCCCGCGCCGAGCGGGCGCGGGGCTTCCTCGAGGGGTACGCGTACGCCGCCGACGCCGTGAGCGACGGCGGGGACGACGTGGCGGGCGGCACGGACGTCGACGACGGCGCCGACCTCGACGACGGCCAGGACGTCGTGGAGGAGGACGTCCCGGACGGTCAGCTGTTCTGA
- a CDS encoding DUF5679 domain-containing protein, giving the protein MAETYKGDFYCVKCKEKREAEGDVVVANGRKMAKGVCPVCGTKLNRILGKA; this is encoded by the coding sequence ATGGCCGAGACCTACAAGGGCGATTTCTACTGCGTGAAGTGCAAGGAGAAGCGCGAGGCCGAGGGCGACGTCGTCGTCGCGAACGGCCGCAAGATGGCCAAGGGTGTGTGCCCCGTGTGCGGCACCAAGCTGAACCGGATCCTCGGCAAGGCCTGA
- a CDS encoding WhiB family transcriptional regulator, producing the protein MRLTSLLDTLNDSGSGPWPETRRTDRPSPTAPTDAETFDQLVATLIPCRENDAELWFAESTAQVEAAKALCRQCPLRAGCLEGAIARREPWGVWGGEVFVGGVVVPRKRGRGRPRKDETSAA; encoded by the coding sequence GTGCGGCTCACCTCGCTGCTCGACACCCTGAACGACAGCGGATCCGGCCCGTGGCCCGAGACCCGCCGTACCGACCGACCGAGCCCGACGGCTCCCACCGACGCCGAGACCTTCGACCAGCTGGTCGCCACCCTCATCCCGTGCCGCGAGAACGACGCCGAGCTCTGGTTCGCCGAGTCGACCGCGCAGGTGGAGGCGGCCAAGGCGCTGTGCCGGCAGTGCCCCTTGCGCGCCGGGTGCCTGGAGGGTGCGATCGCCCGCCGGGAGCCCTGGGGCGTCTGGGGTGGTGAGGTCTTCGTCGGCGGCGTCGTCGTGCCGCGCAAACGCGGCCGTGGCCGTCCGCGCAAGGACGAGACCTCGGCGGCCTGA